A section of the Salmo trutta chromosome 4, fSalTru1.1, whole genome shotgun sequence genome encodes:
- the LOC115191873 gene encoding uncharacterized protein LOC115191873, whose protein sequence is MSEADSHSGSISLIQSMLRRLSTAEDTDQPPNIHPNTHRNTHPNTPQHPRTSVETDRRFYVTPQDHNNAELIFKGKLVSVIEDDEDDNGDHDDNDPQLEVLTERDSDLESSDRDSEEREEGNSGILFLDAGSTKLVDEEEEETSEPPAVIPRWERRQLLPCPPGPDARPPPPPVPPKRRAKPPLHPTGPPPPPPPPALDPSQSAPVWGRVVGEGPGCELRPTGHGRGPGGQEEDMLSSSGDRLSMYSAVILKSERRFSQPILDPTLDSTAQRGGGVQQLETTVSVAAQDPSQLRGKDIGRPPKASEPVGMGVMGVPKPLESIAPKPLIPKPPHRNRSLPQEPERRAQDSPDGSASSGSETRDIPPDLQSIPPETEGVREPPEPSEHIPDGSESSRTPAEFRCNTEQGGLLERGRNLEGTHEVVVQDAVTWGGGGVLGPKHPNIKTMKGGKVKKFAKKMMSRWKQRREEKRGNGEIQEDDGEKEVESEMPLVNLRQDRHSVRLHTKMSVIEEEEDEEEKRSSEAAPPMMEPPSQAETERKPVGQRARFQSSFSSFKFNFSPISLVDEILTGEEWSPFLSIKDSPAPSPSVYQSEAASQHGGDEGDQLKTEPESRLPNDVQHNHEDIGHSLYEDVHFSQTGPNEIVDNQSDNRHQEVDNNNDTGNDAIAVIKPKILLDNDAAEESELDHSRPISKDIHDCKSPIWNQSKDHLDFSCVKSVGVLDSSAQKHKIRLSKKRKHRLPGLKTRKTFKIRRTEIKAPDIKFLKPSPPPTLSPTSLPSSSSSCFSLSYVFPSSVFYNIPPSAEEQDPVTTPTQDNLSVETTESSRKPDSSPKQPLSKFMTVLRDKTKRKMN, encoded by the exons aTGTCTGAGGCGGACAGTCACTCTGGAAGTATATCTCTGATCCAGTCCATGCTGCGCAGACTGAGCACTGCAGAAGACACGGATCAACCTCCTAACATACACCCTAATACGCACCGTAACACACACCCTAACACACCCCAACACCCCAGAACCTCAGTGGAAACAGACAGGAGATTCTATGTGACCCCTCAGGACCACAATAACGCAGAGCTCATATTCAAAGGGAAGCTTGTTTCAGTGattgaggatgatgaggatgataatGGTGATCATGATGATAATGATCCACAATTGGAAGTTCTGACTGAGAGGGACAGCGATCTGGAATCATCAGACAGGGattcagaggagagagaagaggggaactctggcattctattttTGGATGCAGGATCGACAAAACTGGtcgacgaggaggaagaggaaaccAGCGAACCCCCTGCTGTGATTCCCAGATGGGAGAGAAGGCAGTTGCTACCCTGTCCCCCTGGCCCGGACGCCAGACCCCCGCCTCCCCCCGTTCCCCCCAAGAGGAGGGCTAAACCACCGCTACACCCTACAGGGCCACCGCCGCCGCCCCCTCCACCAGCCCTCGACCCTAGCCAGAGTGCCCCTGTGTGGGGGAGAGTGGTAGGCGAGGGCCCAGGCTGTGAGCTGAGGCCTACAGGGCATGGGAGAGGGCCTGGAGGCCAGGAGGAGGATATGCTGTCATCCTCAGGGGATAGGCTGTCTATGTACTCAGCTGTCATCCTCAAGTCAGAACGCCGATTCTCACAGCCCATTCTGGATCCTACTCTGGACTCTACAGCACAGAGGGGTGGGGGCGTGCAGCAGTTGGAGACGACTGTGTCCGTGGCAGCACAGGACCCTTCCCAGCTGAGGGGGAAGGATATAGGGCGCCCCCCTAAAGCCTCTGAGCCGGTGGGGATGGGGGTAATGGGGGTACCCAAACCGTTGGAATCGATTGCACCCAAGCCGCTTATACCCAAACCTCCACACAGAAACAGATCTCTGCCCCAGGAACCTGAGAGGAGAGCCCAGGACAGCCCAGATGGAAGTGCCTCTTCTGGGTCTGAAACGAGAGACATCCCCCCTGACCTCCAGTCTATACCtccagagacagagggagtcagAGAACCACCAGAGCCTAGCGAACACATCCCAGATGGGAGCGAGAGCTCCAGAACCCCTGCCGAGTTTCGGTGTAACACGGAGCAGGGAGGTTTGTTGGAAAGGGGGAGGAATTTAGAAGGCACACATGAAGTTGTGGTTCAGGACGCTGTAACATGGGGTGGTGGGGGTGTGCTTGGGCCGAAACACCCGAATATTAAGACAATGAAAGGAGGAAAGGTGAAGAAATTTGCCAAGAAGATGATGAGCAGATGGAAGCAGAggcgagaggagaagagagggaatggAGAGATTCAGGAGGACGACGGAGAAAAAGAGGTAGAGAGCGAAATGCCATTG GTGAACCTCCGTCAAGATCGACATTCAGTCAGGTTGCATACTAAAATGTCCGtcatagaggaagaggaggacgaagaggagaagaggagtagTGAGGCTGCTCCACCAATGATGGAGCCGCCCAGCCAAGCTGAGACGGAGAGGAAGCCTGTGGGACAGCGTGCACGTTTTCAGAG CTCCTTCAGCTCTTTCAAGTTCAACTTCAGTCCCATCAGCTTGGTGGATGAGATTCTAACAGGAGAGGAGTGGTCACCATTCCTGTCCATTAAGGACAGTCCCGCCCCCTCGCCGTCCGTTTACCAATCAGAGGCTGCTAGCCAACACGGTGGTGATGAAGGCGACCAATTAAAGACTGAACCAGAGTCGCGCCTCCCCAACGACGTTCAACATAACCACGAGGACATAGGCCATTCTTTATATGAGGATGTTCACTTCAGCCAAACAGGTCCGAATGAGATTGTGGACAACCAATCGGACAACAGACATCAGGAAGTAGACAACAACAATGACACTGGAAATGATGCCATTGCTGTCATCAAACCGAAGATACTATTGGACAATGATGCAGCGGAGGAGAGTGAGTTGGACCACTCCAGACCCATATCTAAGGACATCCATGACTGTAAATCCCCCATATGGAACCAATCAAAGGACCATCTTGACTTCTCCTGTGTTAAG tcAGTTGGAGTTCTGGACAGTTCTGCTCAGAAACATAAAATTCGTCTGAGCAAAAAGAGAAAGCACAGACTTCCGGGGCTAAAGACGAGAA AGACCTTCAAGATAAGACGCACTGAAATCAAAGCCCCTGACATCAAATTCCTcaaaccctctcctcctccaacccTCTCTCCCACATCacttccttcttcctcctcttcctgcttctctctctcctatgtCTTTCCGTCCTCTGTTTTCTACAACATCCCTCCGTCCGCTGAAGAACAGGACCCTGTGACAACACCGACACAGGACAACCTCTCTGTTGAG accactGAAAGCAGCAGAAAGCCAGATTCAAGTCCCAAGCAGCCTCTGTCCAAATTCATGACAGTCCTGAGAGACAAAACCAAGAGGAAGATGAACTAG